One Hemitrygon akajei chromosome 11, sHemAka1.3, whole genome shotgun sequence DNA segment encodes these proteins:
- the ncoa6 gene encoding nuclear receptor coactivator 6 isoform X4 — protein sequence MDSDDLPNVEDMFGSMWSTPTEEMNLEPDKGQLDLEVGEDDFTVRIAFKGNMKDVDFANKLDLIINNMPCLLKMDSKKLKFKKVEPWNSVRVTFNIPREAAERLRLLAQNNNQQLRDLGILSVQIEGEGVINLALVQQRSQEIRVNGPVNQIRMDPGFSLQGGQGLIRVNNPSAPMIPSSSNMAVSLASGGANSELMQNRLPHPSSRPTAQPGMDSVLSTLNIQSAGHPSGSLPQQPHIVQTMSTNRQVAPANLQQHQLQGSRPPFNPAQMSMVGTWNQVPGAAIQSPSSQGALGTLANPVWKKAPMPGQMQPQQLQARPPMATQTPAHPPPPYPFGSQQTSQAHQTFSQPCSSPQFASPPPKNHQGGPPRVPTPLQQPHLTNKSPASSPSTFQQGSPSSSPVNQPQQHIGPRTPQSSSLPQTFQPAVCQSSPSRGPIVQQGNLPAGFMMQANQVAQSAHSTIGGMQKRLPPTFPPGQPNQNFTQAQINQAVASATSMNSGILQVQPNQNAPHTGGTSNVAAQSPMNVQSHGPTNVMQANLLGLHGNMNNQQSLNTQVNMSNVQGQQGPQSQFIGMHQQIAPSQGQVMNVQSQGPHPPNQMIISRPQLIQNQMMMATSQSHSAVAPGQRMTPPKPLHSQQGQQIMTTHGQLIGPQGQVVLQQSQMMGLPEQIVVSQVQGNKQGFNNQNPQNVIGGPGQMMRGPAVNSQGNMVQFSTQMIQQNPLNGNSQGIGIQGQGLRPSVPHVNQQHGDHTTSASDVNVTQMLPDLQMQQSVVASHLQTMQAGNSAGSHFSAHGMTFSAPYSTTASGSQVSLVTASGFPNNKDVTLTSPLLVNLLQSDITSAQFSMSNKQNSQAINKPKKKKPSRSQKKKNNGSQQAEEQTQHVISDTRQMQPGLDDGEPQQMTGEQSVGIDPAANKLSEFANRSAGFHLQAVDQRTLQQTTIQSVQHPQQPPQQQQQMMMMMMMKQQQQQQQQQQQQHQQQQPDSKSIRIPMTPNTLPSKTALTPDASRMPMTTAGNKAVMVSLPGQSGVPPSPDKSRMPLLVGHQAGNTLRKMPFQENIQNVPSSVPEEGNTTAHHPDGTATELSLSTGSQVNPGPQPVPLPTQVLITGTKPGHPQISTPQGASPQQQGPLPLQGTHNLHFPNTTTTTQTSRPKTPNRASPRPYFPHTPTSRPPSTEPSEISLSPERLNASIAGLFPPQINILLPPRQPPLNRGFDQQGLNPTTLKAIGQAPSSIPPLASNPSASAASQANKLDSVIVSSAKQATGKRASPSTSRRASTGASRKTGQSSGRQSGKGLKSALTLQQNPAIVPNMDVQKNILTGAAQVLSNSVPASMSDPSNTVPSTQNTPISVRIFANHPEESKEGLPMPGNGTLKQVPSNKEQMSFECSPQGINNLEKKIGPEIQVKKGIKPLEAGNPGGCGEEKSLPPLREIPVSLNQLLDTSGSPGAAIKTTSSNQMGHPIPSGDKEKVESVKEVPSTSAQVICDSGLAPSRPEPGELNINVTQSGPPRVPTPVVSASISVSNPITVFLSSSPIKSTSSVTAPAQTQSQPAVVPSVVTMPTLGNKVVSDVQPMVQTGSQPAFITAPVFINTSVFQVVKEPLLSQSATVPKVTLPSTSSLVSQSVTVIQVSHTAPSSCSAVSTTPPVNSTINSSSAPTSRLLVQRSSASPVQPPSTSPAPPTISSPSPHRPAADFGLSEPLQSNGTVDQSSSASSHPSAVATSPTSASPVEQRKEALEHSDTGLPATREDLNVANEVSQSEAKNTLEKSKSPTRKNSKSEKESEEASSLQESSDNGQRKRASRPGSTTGGVKDTSTATSPTQTKRRKSK from the exons ATGGATTCAGATGACCTACCTAATGTAGAAGACATGTTTGGCTCCATGTGGTCTACACCCACTGAGGAAATGAACCTGGAGCCAGATAAAGGTCAGCTGGATCTGGAAGTCGGGGAGGATGACTTCACAGTACGGATCGCtttcaaggggaacatgaaggatgTTGACTTTGCAAATAAACTAGATCTGATCATTAATAACATGCCATGCCTTCTGAAAATGG ATTCAAAGAAACTGAAGTTTAAGAAAGTGGAGCCATGGAATAGCGTTCGTGTGACATTTAATATTCCCCGAGAAGCTGCAGAGCGGTTACGACTGTTGGCACAGAACAATAACCAGCAGCTGCGTGACTTGGGCATTCTCTCTGTTCAGATTGAAG GTGAAGGAGTTATTAATTTGGCTTTAGTACAGCAGAGAAGCCAAGAGATCAGAGTAAATGGACCAGTGAATCAGATCAGAATGGACCCTGGATTTTCTTTGCAAGGAGGACAAG GTTTGATTCGAGTTAACAACCCATCTGCTCCCATGATCCCTTCAAGCAGCAATATGGCAGTTTCCTTGGCTAGCGGTGGAGCCAATTCAGAGCTAATGCAAAATAGATTACCACATCCTTCCTCACGACCCACTGCTCAACCTG GTATGGATTCGGTTCTCTCGACTCTGAACATTCAATCTGCAGGGCACCCCTCCGGATCATTGCCTCAGCAGCCTCACATTGTGCAGACGATGTCCACCAACCGGCAGGTAGCCCCAGCCAACCTACAGCAGCACCAGTTGCAGGGAAGTCGACCTCCATTTAATCCAGCTCAGATGTCCATGGTTGGCACGTGGAATCAGGTCCCAGGAGCAGCAATCCAATCCCCCTCCAGCCAGGGGGCTCTAGGAACTTTGGCAAATCCTGTGTGGAAGAAGGCTCCTATGCCCGGACAAATGCAGCCCCAGCAACTTCAGGCTAGGCCACCCATGGCAACCCAGACCCCTGCTCATCCTCCACCTCCCTACCCATTTGGAAGTCAACAAACATCACAGGCTCATCAAACCTTCTCTCAGCCTTGCAGCTCACCGCAATTTGCGTCGCCACCACCTAAGAACCACCAGGGTGGACCACCTCGAGTTCCTACGCCCCTGCAGCAGCCACATCTCACCAATAAGTCTCCAGCCTCATCTCCCTCTACTTTTCAACAAGGctccccctcttcctctccagtCAACCAGCCACAGCAGCACATTGGGCCTAGAACACCTCAGAGCAGTTCCCTCCCACAAACGTTTCAGCCCGCAGTGTGCCAGAGTTCTCCAAGTCGAGGTCCCATAGTTCAGCAAGGAAACTTACCAGCTGGGTTTATGATGCAAGCAAATCAGGTGGCCCAGAGTGCTCATTCTACCATAGGAG GCATGCAAAAGCGTCTTCCACCAACCTTTCCTCCTGGTCAGCCTAATCAAAACTTCACTCAGGCACAGATTAACCAAGCTGTTGCATCTGCCACATCGATGAACAGTGGAATTCTGCAGGTGCAGCCTAATCAGAATGCACCGCATACAG GTGGTACTAGTAATGTCGCTGCTCAAAGTCCTATGAATGTACAGTCTCATGGGCCAACTAATGTGATGCAAGCAAATCTCCTTGGACTTCATGGGAACATGAATAATCAGCAGTCCCTCAATACACAAGTGAACATGAGTAATGTTCAGGGGCAGCAGGGCCCCCAGTCACAGTTTATTGGGATGCATCAACAAATCGCACCTTCGCAGGGCCAGGTGATGAACGTTCAATCGCAAGGTCCACATCCACCAAACCAGATGATTATTTCTCGCCCTCAGCTCATCCAAAACCAAATGATGATGGCGACGTCCCAAAGTCACAGTGCAGTCGCACCGGGACAGAGGATGACTCCGCCCAAGCCGCTGCATTCACAGCAGGGCCAGCAGATAATGACAACTCACGGGCAACTAATAGGACCTCAGGGACAAGTTGTCTTGCAGCAGAGCCAGATGATGGGGCTACCCGAGCAGATTGTTGTCAGTCAGGTGCAGGGAAACAAGCAAGGTTTCAATAATCAGAACCCGCAGAATGTAATAGGAGGGCCAGGTCAGATGATGAGGGGACCTGCTGTCAACTCACAGGGTAATATGGTTCAATTTTCCACACAAATGATCCAGCAGAATCCACTGAATGGGAATTCCCAAGGGATTGGCATTCAGGGTCAAGGGCTTAGACCTTCAGTACCTCACGTAAATCAACAACATGGTGACCATACAACATCAGCCAGTGATGTCAATgtaacacagatgctgcctgatcttcaaATGCAGCAAAGTGTGGTCGCCTCTCACTTGCAAACCATGCAGGCAGGCAACTCTGCTGGATCCCACTTTTCAGCCCACGGTATGACATTCAGCGCTCCTTACAGCACAACGGCAAGTGGAAGTCAGGTGTCCTTGGTCACTGCCTCTGGTTTTCCAAACAATAAGGATGTCACTCTGACTAGTCCGTTGCTCGTCAACCTGCTGCAGAGTGATATCACGTCAGCACAGTTTTCCATGAGTAACAAGCAGAACAGCCAGGCTATCAACAAACCCAAGAAGAAAAAACCGTCGCGTTCACAGAAGAAAAAGAACAATGGATCCCAGCAGGCAGAAGAGCAAACGCAACATGT GATTTCAGATACCCGTCAGATGCAGCCAGGGCTGGATGATGGAGAACCGCAACAAATGACAGGAGAACAGAGTGTAGGAATTGATCCAGCAGCCAACAAATTATCTGAATTTGCAAATCGATCTGCTG GCTTCCATTTGCAGGCTGTTGATCAGAGAACACTGCAGCAGACGACTATACAATCTGTCCAGCACCCACAGCAGCCACCACAACAGCAACagcagatgatgatgatgatgatgatgaagcagcagcagcagcagcagcaacaacagcaGCAACAGCACCAACAACAGCAGCCAGACTCAAAGTCAATTAGAATTCCAATGACCCCTAATACACTTCCATCTAAAACAGCCTTAACTCCAGATGCGTCGAGAATGCCAATGACCACAGCTGGTAATAAAGCAGTCATGGTAAGCTTGCCTGGCCAGAGTGGAGTGCCGCCGTCACCAGATAAATCGAGGATGCCTTTATTAGTTGGCCATCAAGCTGGTAACACACTCAGGAAGATGCCTTTCCAGGAAAATATTCAAAATGTCCCATCGTCCGTCCCCGAGGAAGGAAACACAACTGCACATCATCCTGATGGAACAGCAACCGAACTTTCACTCTCCACTGGATCCCAAGTTAATCCGGGGCCACAACCTGTTCCCCTACCCACCCAAGTGCTCATCACTGGGACTAAGCCTGGACATCCTCAGATCTCAACGCCACAAGGTGCAAGTCCACAGCAGCAGGGACCCCTTCCTTTACAAGGCACACACAACCTTCACTTTCctaatactactactactacacAAACCTCAAGACCAAAAACACCAAACCGAGCAAGCCCCAGACCCTATTTTCCCCATACACCCACCAGTAGACCACCCAGCACAGAACCTTCTGAGATAAGTTTGTCACCTGAAAGGTTAAATGCATCTATCGCAGGTCTTTTCCCTCCTCAAATCAACATTCTCTTACCTCCTAGGCAGCCCCCTCTAAACAGAGGATTTGATCAACAGGGTCTAAACCCAACCACTCTGAAAGCAATTGGGCAGGCCCCATCCAGCATTCCTCCCCTCGCCAGCAACCCTTCTGCCTCAGCGGCTTCACAGGCAAATAAGCTGGATTCAGTAATAGTCAGTTCAGCAAAACAGGCTACTGGAAAACGTGCAAGTCCTAGTACTAGCAGGAGAGCCAGCACTGGGGCCAGTCGAAAAACTGGTCAGAGTTCAGGCAGACAAAGTGGGAAAGGCTTGAAATCAGCACtgacccttcagcagaaccctGCCATCGTACCAAACATGGATGTACAAAAGAACATTCTAACAGGTGCAGCACAGGTTCTGTCAAATTCAGTTCCTGCAAGTATGAGTGATCCTAGCAATACTGTTCCAAGTACTCAAAATACACCAATTTCTGTCAGAATTTTTGCTAACCATCCTGAAGAAAGCAAGGAAGGTTTACCCATGCCTGGCAATGGTACATTGAAGCAGGTCCCTAGTAACAAAGAACAGATGTCCTTTGAATGCAGTCCTCAAGGCATCAACAACTTGGAGAAGAAGATTGGTCCTGAGATTCAAGTAAAAAAGGGAATTAAGCCACTGGAAGCTGGTAAtcctggtggatgtggagaagaaaaAAGCCTGCCACCTTTAAGAGAAATTCCAGTTTCGCTTAATCAACTTCTGGACACTTCTGGTAGTCCTGGTGCTGCCATTAAGACCACTAGTTCCAATCAAATGGGACATCCTATACCTTCTGGAGATAAAGAGAAAGTTGAATCTGTTAAGGAAGTTCCTAGCACATCAGCACAAGTCATTTGTGACAGTGGCTTAGCCCCAAGTCGACCAGAACCGGGGGAATTAAATATTAACGTGACTCAAAGTGGCCCACCTAGGGTGCCCACACCAGTGGTGTCTGCGTCTATCTCTGTTTCAAATCCAATAACAGTGTTTCTAAGTTCCAGTCCCATTAAATCTACAAGCAGTGTAACTGCACCTGCACAGACTCAGTCTCAGCCTGCGGTTGTTCCATCTGTGGTCACAATGCCAACTCTGGGTAATAAAGTGGTATCTGATGTACAGCCAATGGTACAGACAGGCTCTCAGCCAGCGTTCATCACTGCACCTGTGTTTATAAATACGTCTGTATTCCAGGTGGTTAAAGAACCTTTGTTATCTCAATCAGCCACCGTTCCTAAAGTAACTTTACCTTCAACTTCTTCATTGGTGTCCCAGTCTGTTACTGTAATCCAGGTATCCCACACTGCTCCGAGTTCATGCTCAGCAGTTTCAACTACCCCACCTGTCAATAGTACCATTAACTCTTCTTCTGCACCAACGAGCAGACTGCTGGTTCAGAGGTCATCTGCATCCCCAGTTCAGCCACCTTCCACTTCTCCGGCTCCTCCAACCATCTCCTCACCATCTCCTCACAGGCCAGCTGCAGACTTCGGCCTCAGCGAACCTCTTCAGAGTAACGGCACGGTTGACCAAAGCTcttcagcttcatcccacccaagTGCAGTTGCAACGTCACCTACTTCAGCTAGCCCAG TTGAGCAAAGAAAAGAAGCTTTGGAACATTCGGACACAGGACTGCCAGCCACCA GAGAAGACTTGAATGTTGCAAATGAAGTGTCTCAGAG
- the ncoa6 gene encoding nuclear receptor coactivator 6 isoform X3, translating into MDSDDLPNVEDMFGSMWSTPTEEMNLEPDKGQLDLEVGEDDFTVRIAFKGNMKDVDFANKLDLIINNMPCLLKMDSKKLKFKKVEPWNSVRVTFNIPREAAERLRLLAQNNNQQLRDLGILSVQIEGEGVINLALVQQRSQEIRVNGPVNQIRMDPGFSLQGGQGLIRVNNPSAPMIPSSSNMAVSLASGGANSELMQNRLPHPSSRPTAQPGMDSVLSTLNIQSAGHPSGSLPQQPHIVQTMSTNRQVAPANLQQHQLQGSRPPFNPAQMSMVGTWNQVPGAAIQSPSSQGALGTLANPVWKKAPMPGQMQPQQLQARPPMATQTPAHPPPPYPFGSQQTSQAHQTFSQPCSSPQFASPPPKNHQGGPPRVPTPLQQPHLTNKSPASSPSTFQQGSPSSSPVNQPQQHIGPRTPQSSSLPQTFQPAVCQSSPSRGPIVQQGNLPAGFMMQANQVAQSAHSTIGGMQKRLPPTFPPGQPNQNFTQAQINQAVASATSMNSGILQVQPNQNAPHTGGTSNVAAQSPMNVQSHGPTNVMQANLLGLHGNMNNQQSLNTQVNMSNVQGQQGPQSQFIGMHQQIAPSQGQVMNVQSQGPHPPNQMIISRPQLIQNQMMMATSQSHSAVAPGQRMTPPKPLHSQQGQQIMTTHGQLIGPQGQVVLQQSQMMGLPEQIVVSQVQGNKQGFNNQNPQNVIGGPGQMMRGPAVNSQGNMVQFSTQMIQQNPLNGNSQGIGIQGQGLRPSVPHVNQQHGDHTTSASDVNVTQMLPDLQMQQSVVASHLQTMQAGNSAGSHFSAHGMTFSAPYSTTASGSQVSLVTASGFPNNKDVTLTSPLLVNLLQSDITSAQFSMSNKQNSQAINKPKKKKPSRSQKKKNNGSQQAEEQTQHVISDTRQMQPGLDDGEPQQMTGEQSVGIDPAANKLSEFANRSAGFHLQAVDQRTLQQTTIQSVQHPQQPPQQQQQMMMMMMMKQQQQQQQQQQQQHQQQQPDSKSIRIPMTPNTLPSKTALTPDASRMPMTTAGNKAVMVSLPGQSGVPPSPDKSRMPLLVGHQAGNTLRKMPFQENIQNVPSSVPEEGNTTAHHPDGTATELSLSTGSQVNPGPQPVPLPTQVLITGTKPGHPQISTPQGASPQQQGPLPLQGTHNLHFPNTTTTTQTSRPKTPNRASPRPYFPHTPTSRPPSTEPSEISLSPERLNASIAGLFPPQINILLPPRQPPLNRGFDQQGLNPTTLKAIGQAPSSIPPLASNPSASAASQANKLDSVIVSSAKQATGKRASPSTSRRASTGASRKTGQSSGRQSGKGLKSALTLQQNPAIVPNMDVQKNILTGAAQVLSNSVPASMSDPSNTVPSTQNTPISVRIFANHPEESKEGLPMPGNGTLKQVPSNKEQMSFECSPQGINNLEKKIGPEIQVKKGIKPLEAGNPGGCGEEKSLPPLREIPVSLNQLLDTSGSPGAAIKTTSSNQMGHPIPSGDKEKVESVKEVPSTSAQVICDSGLAPSRPEPGELNINVTQSGPPRVPTPVVSASISVSNPITVFLSSSPIKSTSSVTAPAQTQSQPAVVPSVVTMPTLGNKVVSDVQPMVQTGSQPAFITAPVFINTSVFQVVKEPLLSQSATVPKVTLPSTSSLVSQSVTVIQVSHTAPSSCSAVSTTPPVNSTINSSSAPTSRLLVQRSSASPVQPPSTSPAPPTISSPSPHRPAADFGLSEPLQSNGTVDQSSSASSHPSAVATSPTSASPVEQRKEALEHSDTGLPATTPQVVPEQISPNSVQQGTTVKNGEDLNVANEVSQSEAKNTLEKSKSPTRKNSKSEKESEEASSLQESSDNGQRKRASRPGSTTGGVKDTSTATSPTQTKRRKSK; encoded by the exons ATGGATTCAGATGACCTACCTAATGTAGAAGACATGTTTGGCTCCATGTGGTCTACACCCACTGAGGAAATGAACCTGGAGCCAGATAAAGGTCAGCTGGATCTGGAAGTCGGGGAGGATGACTTCACAGTACGGATCGCtttcaaggggaacatgaaggatgTTGACTTTGCAAATAAACTAGATCTGATCATTAATAACATGCCATGCCTTCTGAAAATGG ATTCAAAGAAACTGAAGTTTAAGAAAGTGGAGCCATGGAATAGCGTTCGTGTGACATTTAATATTCCCCGAGAAGCTGCAGAGCGGTTACGACTGTTGGCACAGAACAATAACCAGCAGCTGCGTGACTTGGGCATTCTCTCTGTTCAGATTGAAG GTGAAGGAGTTATTAATTTGGCTTTAGTACAGCAGAGAAGCCAAGAGATCAGAGTAAATGGACCAGTGAATCAGATCAGAATGGACCCTGGATTTTCTTTGCAAGGAGGACAAG GTTTGATTCGAGTTAACAACCCATCTGCTCCCATGATCCCTTCAAGCAGCAATATGGCAGTTTCCTTGGCTAGCGGTGGAGCCAATTCAGAGCTAATGCAAAATAGATTACCACATCCTTCCTCACGACCCACTGCTCAACCTG GTATGGATTCGGTTCTCTCGACTCTGAACATTCAATCTGCAGGGCACCCCTCCGGATCATTGCCTCAGCAGCCTCACATTGTGCAGACGATGTCCACCAACCGGCAGGTAGCCCCAGCCAACCTACAGCAGCACCAGTTGCAGGGAAGTCGACCTCCATTTAATCCAGCTCAGATGTCCATGGTTGGCACGTGGAATCAGGTCCCAGGAGCAGCAATCCAATCCCCCTCCAGCCAGGGGGCTCTAGGAACTTTGGCAAATCCTGTGTGGAAGAAGGCTCCTATGCCCGGACAAATGCAGCCCCAGCAACTTCAGGCTAGGCCACCCATGGCAACCCAGACCCCTGCTCATCCTCCACCTCCCTACCCATTTGGAAGTCAACAAACATCACAGGCTCATCAAACCTTCTCTCAGCCTTGCAGCTCACCGCAATTTGCGTCGCCACCACCTAAGAACCACCAGGGTGGACCACCTCGAGTTCCTACGCCCCTGCAGCAGCCACATCTCACCAATAAGTCTCCAGCCTCATCTCCCTCTACTTTTCAACAAGGctccccctcttcctctccagtCAACCAGCCACAGCAGCACATTGGGCCTAGAACACCTCAGAGCAGTTCCCTCCCACAAACGTTTCAGCCCGCAGTGTGCCAGAGTTCTCCAAGTCGAGGTCCCATAGTTCAGCAAGGAAACTTACCAGCTGGGTTTATGATGCAAGCAAATCAGGTGGCCCAGAGTGCTCATTCTACCATAGGAG GCATGCAAAAGCGTCTTCCACCAACCTTTCCTCCTGGTCAGCCTAATCAAAACTTCACTCAGGCACAGATTAACCAAGCTGTTGCATCTGCCACATCGATGAACAGTGGAATTCTGCAGGTGCAGCCTAATCAGAATGCACCGCATACAG GTGGTACTAGTAATGTCGCTGCTCAAAGTCCTATGAATGTACAGTCTCATGGGCCAACTAATGTGATGCAAGCAAATCTCCTTGGACTTCATGGGAACATGAATAATCAGCAGTCCCTCAATACACAAGTGAACATGAGTAATGTTCAGGGGCAGCAGGGCCCCCAGTCACAGTTTATTGGGATGCATCAACAAATCGCACCTTCGCAGGGCCAGGTGATGAACGTTCAATCGCAAGGTCCACATCCACCAAACCAGATGATTATTTCTCGCCCTCAGCTCATCCAAAACCAAATGATGATGGCGACGTCCCAAAGTCACAGTGCAGTCGCACCGGGACAGAGGATGACTCCGCCCAAGCCGCTGCATTCACAGCAGGGCCAGCAGATAATGACAACTCACGGGCAACTAATAGGACCTCAGGGACAAGTTGTCTTGCAGCAGAGCCAGATGATGGGGCTACCCGAGCAGATTGTTGTCAGTCAGGTGCAGGGAAACAAGCAAGGTTTCAATAATCAGAACCCGCAGAATGTAATAGGAGGGCCAGGTCAGATGATGAGGGGACCTGCTGTCAACTCACAGGGTAATATGGTTCAATTTTCCACACAAATGATCCAGCAGAATCCACTGAATGGGAATTCCCAAGGGATTGGCATTCAGGGTCAAGGGCTTAGACCTTCAGTACCTCACGTAAATCAACAACATGGTGACCATACAACATCAGCCAGTGATGTCAATgtaacacagatgctgcctgatcttcaaATGCAGCAAAGTGTGGTCGCCTCTCACTTGCAAACCATGCAGGCAGGCAACTCTGCTGGATCCCACTTTTCAGCCCACGGTATGACATTCAGCGCTCCTTACAGCACAACGGCAAGTGGAAGTCAGGTGTCCTTGGTCACTGCCTCTGGTTTTCCAAACAATAAGGATGTCACTCTGACTAGTCCGTTGCTCGTCAACCTGCTGCAGAGTGATATCACGTCAGCACAGTTTTCCATGAGTAACAAGCAGAACAGCCAGGCTATCAACAAACCCAAGAAGAAAAAACCGTCGCGTTCACAGAAGAAAAAGAACAATGGATCCCAGCAGGCAGAAGAGCAAACGCAACATGT GATTTCAGATACCCGTCAGATGCAGCCAGGGCTGGATGATGGAGAACCGCAACAAATGACAGGAGAACAGAGTGTAGGAATTGATCCAGCAGCCAACAAATTATCTGAATTTGCAAATCGATCTGCTG GCTTCCATTTGCAGGCTGTTGATCAGAGAACACTGCAGCAGACGACTATACAATCTGTCCAGCACCCACAGCAGCCACCACAACAGCAACagcagatgatgatgatgatgatgatgaagcagcagcagcagcagcagcaacaacagcaGCAACAGCACCAACAACAGCAGCCAGACTCAAAGTCAATTAGAATTCCAATGACCCCTAATACACTTCCATCTAAAACAGCCTTAACTCCAGATGCGTCGAGAATGCCAATGACCACAGCTGGTAATAAAGCAGTCATGGTAAGCTTGCCTGGCCAGAGTGGAGTGCCGCCGTCACCAGATAAATCGAGGATGCCTTTATTAGTTGGCCATCAAGCTGGTAACACACTCAGGAAGATGCCTTTCCAGGAAAATATTCAAAATGTCCCATCGTCCGTCCCCGAGGAAGGAAACACAACTGCACATCATCCTGATGGAACAGCAACCGAACTTTCACTCTCCACTGGATCCCAAGTTAATCCGGGGCCACAACCTGTTCCCCTACCCACCCAAGTGCTCATCACTGGGACTAAGCCTGGACATCCTCAGATCTCAACGCCACAAGGTGCAAGTCCACAGCAGCAGGGACCCCTTCCTTTACAAGGCACACACAACCTTCACTTTCctaatactactactactacacAAACCTCAAGACCAAAAACACCAAACCGAGCAAGCCCCAGACCCTATTTTCCCCATACACCCACCAGTAGACCACCCAGCACAGAACCTTCTGAGATAAGTTTGTCACCTGAAAGGTTAAATGCATCTATCGCAGGTCTTTTCCCTCCTCAAATCAACATTCTCTTACCTCCTAGGCAGCCCCCTCTAAACAGAGGATTTGATCAACAGGGTCTAAACCCAACCACTCTGAAAGCAATTGGGCAGGCCCCATCCAGCATTCCTCCCCTCGCCAGCAACCCTTCTGCCTCAGCGGCTTCACAGGCAAATAAGCTGGATTCAGTAATAGTCAGTTCAGCAAAACAGGCTACTGGAAAACGTGCAAGTCCTAGTACTAGCAGGAGAGCCAGCACTGGGGCCAGTCGAAAAACTGGTCAGAGTTCAGGCAGACAAAGTGGGAAAGGCTTGAAATCAGCACtgacccttcagcagaaccctGCCATCGTACCAAACATGGATGTACAAAAGAACATTCTAACAGGTGCAGCACAGGTTCTGTCAAATTCAGTTCCTGCAAGTATGAGTGATCCTAGCAATACTGTTCCAAGTACTCAAAATACACCAATTTCTGTCAGAATTTTTGCTAACCATCCTGAAGAAAGCAAGGAAGGTTTACCCATGCCTGGCAATGGTACATTGAAGCAGGTCCCTAGTAACAAAGAACAGATGTCCTTTGAATGCAGTCCTCAAGGCATCAACAACTTGGAGAAGAAGATTGGTCCTGAGATTCAAGTAAAAAAGGGAATTAAGCCACTGGAAGCTGGTAAtcctggtggatgtggagaagaaaaAAGCCTGCCACCTTTAAGAGAAATTCCAGTTTCGCTTAATCAACTTCTGGACACTTCTGGTAGTCCTGGTGCTGCCATTAAGACCACTAGTTCCAATCAAATGGGACATCCTATACCTTCTGGAGATAAAGAGAAAGTTGAATCTGTTAAGGAAGTTCCTAGCACATCAGCACAAGTCATTTGTGACAGTGGCTTAGCCCCAAGTCGACCAGAACCGGGGGAATTAAATATTAACGTGACTCAAAGTGGCCCACCTAGGGTGCCCACACCAGTGGTGTCTGCGTCTATCTCTGTTTCAAATCCAATAACAGTGTTTCTAAGTTCCAGTCCCATTAAATCTACAAGCAGTGTAACTGCACCTGCACAGACTCAGTCTCAGCCTGCGGTTGTTCCATCTGTGGTCACAATGCCAACTCTGGGTAATAAAGTGGTATCTGATGTACAGCCAATGGTACAGACAGGCTCTCAGCCAGCGTTCATCACTGCACCTGTGTTTATAAATACGTCTGTATTCCAGGTGGTTAAAGAACCTTTGTTATCTCAATCAGCCACCGTTCCTAAAGTAACTTTACCTTCAACTTCTTCATTGGTGTCCCAGTCTGTTACTGTAATCCAGGTATCCCACACTGCTCCGAGTTCATGCTCAGCAGTTTCAACTACCCCACCTGTCAATAGTACCATTAACTCTTCTTCTGCACCAACGAGCAGACTGCTGGTTCAGAGGTCATCTGCATCCCCAGTTCAGCCACCTTCCACTTCTCCGGCTCCTCCAACCATCTCCTCACCATCTCCTCACAGGCCAGCTGCAGACTTCGGCCTCAGCGAACCTCTTCAGAGTAACGGCACGGTTGACCAAAGCTcttcagcttcatcccacccaagTGCAGTTGCAACGTCACCTACTTCAGCTAGCCCAG TTGAGCAAAGAAAAGAAGCTTTGGAACATTCGGACACAGGACTGCCAGCCACCA caCCCCAAGTTGTTCCAGAGCAAATATCCCCCAATTCAGTGCAACAAGGGACCACAGTGAAAAATG GAGAAGACTTGAATGTTGCAAATGAAGTGTCTCAGAG